The genomic DNA agtctaaccaaacCCCCCAACTCTGGTTAATTAATTGGCACATGACTTGCACATGATGTCTAAAAATGTAATTTCCCCTCCCCTTTGATTACTAATCGATTTAGACGAGTTTCGATTACTTTCGGGGAAATCGAATCGAATTTCTGTTGAATTCAAATTGAATCAGTCTGTTTTCGGATCAAAGTTTGTTCATTTCAAACGTGTTTCAGTGTCTTTTGGAGTGTCGATTAAGAATTTCAGTTTGTTTCGACCGGTTTCGGTTTAAATTCGGTGTGTCATCTGATGATTTCGAACTGATTTCAGTTAAGATTGGTGATGTACAGATCAATATCTGATCATTCTTAACTGTGTTCAATTTCTACGGTGCTTTTAGACAGTTTATATTGTTTTACAAATAGATTTCTTGAATAAAAATTGGATTTGAAACAATCTAAATCGTTTGATGTTAACGACTGATAATCTACCTAATCATAGATTACTTCGTTTCTGAATTAAAGTTTAGATTGTTTGATTCGAAGCTGTGAAAAAACAGATCTGAATCAACATTCGAGTGAAAATTGATCTTCAGTTTGATTCAATGAACTTTTGACTAAATCAGTTGATTTTAGTTTCGGACTGATTCATTGAATTTTGATTAAAGTGTCTACAGTTTCGGATTGGTTCATTTTGAGTTTCAGACTGATTTGATAAACTCCGATTTATATCGGTgaaaattttcaaacttttcgaCATTTCGAACGTATTTCAGGttaaaacttgatgaaaaccgAATGATTGTTCTATTGTTCTTGTTTTAAGAAGTTTGTTTATTGAATCTTGATTGAATCAGATTCGAAATTTGTGAAttaaggaagaagatgaagtgaaaaAAAATAATCTAGGGTTTTATTTATAGTCATAAAAGGGGGAGGGAAAATTACATTTTTAGACATCATGTGCAAGTCATGTGCCAATTAATTAACCAGAGTTGGGGgtttggttagacttaggggccaaaatggttagttatagagaccatggggggcAGATCTGTTAAAAATTCtaattttgggctaatatagtaaaagtgatataaccacaggggccaaaaacgtaacttactttttttattatgtgttttctattatatgtttttaattttaataGGCTTATATATTTTAGTAGTTTTAAGCATTGTAAGTTTTGTAATATTTTTATGAACAATCGATGTTATTATATGTATTGTATTCATCATTACTATAGAACAAATATCATGTTCTCAATTTAAATTACATAAACTGTTTACATAACTCAACTTTGATAGtcaaacaaacaagctgcagctATGTAGGTAATTAAAAGCATTACACCGCTcgatttcattcttttatttgcgTTAACCATAAGCAATAGTCAAAATTTCAATATTTTGTTTTCATCAATATTATTTGTTCTGTTCCGTGAAATTCACGAGAATTAACACTAGTATAAGAATAAATAAATTGACATTGAGTtgatcataaataaataaattaaatgaaaatctttttttggacacgtgtcatttcCTGGTACATTCTcaccttattttcttatttatctcatattaaataataatattaattttaaacaaatatattagataagaataaatatgtagataaggataaacatttgttttaattataatcatattaaataataataacaataattttaaacaaaaaattggaTAAGAATATAAAcacttatttttattatgatcatattaaataataataattattattttttacaaaaaattaGTGAAGAATACATAtttaacaaagtaaaatgttataataagtaaatagtacattaaagttcatttttaaaagataaattttgatgattgtatgtgttaacatatgacattatatcttattaaacacgtgcaatatacgagttttttaagtatatatatttttattatttattaaattacatttatgcaaaattaaaaaaataaaatgttataataagtaaatagtacatcaatgttcattttctaaaagataaatcttgatgACTGTTTGtattaacatatgacattatattttattcaacataTGCAATATACGCATTTTTAAAActatatctttttattatttattatataaaattatatttatataacccatgtaatacacggggttttaactTAGTAAGGATAATACAAAAGAAGGTTAATATGCTCGTTTAAGAAGAGAAtacaaataaaaaattaaataggAAACActattttgttaaataatttttaaaaaaatatcattttaataaatattttcTCCCTCAACACTACTTTGCTTAAAAACTCTTgaacaattaataataataaaaaccatGATTTTCAGACCAAATGAGTCTTGACACAATTAGGTTTAAGTTCAAGAAAATCCAAAATTTCTTGGTCCAAAAGGTTGAAAATTTAGGTAGTTACATCAAGCAGTTTAGTGAATTCAGCCAATTGTTCATGATGGACCAACCACTCAATTTAAGGGTTTAAATGAGGCCCCAATTTAGGGTTTAACAACACAGCCATGTTAATGAGACAGGCTGCTTTTGTTCTCAATCGAACCTGTAAGTTTCTCCCATTTTTCTTGTTTGAAAATCATAACATTATTGCTGCTTCACTAAACCCCCAAATCAATTTCCCATCAAGAAACTTAATTCTCAACAAAATCTGCCAACTCAGAGACTCTTTAATCCCGTTCAGTAGGGTATTTGAAAGTACATATATTGCCCCAATTCATCAAATTTGTCAAATTCCTGAATCAAAATTAATGTTTCAATCTGATATAACAACTCTTAGGAGGCTCTGTAAGTCAGGTGACACTCAAGCTGCTGTCTTTATGCTCAGAGAGATGGAAAAAAACAAGAAATGTAAGCCCGGTGTATCGCATTATAATGTCGTAATCAATCGCCTTTGCAAAGAAGACCGTATTTCGGAGGCGGTGGATATGTATTGTGAGATGATTGTGCAAGGTGTTGGACCGGATGTTTGGACATTCAACTGTTTGATTAGAGGCTTGTGTAATTTGGGTTTGCGGAAAGATGCACGCCAgttgttcgatgaaatgcttgagAGAAACGTTCCGCCAAATGTGGTGACGTTTAATGTTTTAATTCATTCACTTTGTAAAGATGGGAGAATTAGCGAGGCGGTTGATACGGTTGGTGTTATGAGGTCGTACCGGTGTGTGCCGGATGTTGTGACGTATAACATATTGATTAACGGGTACTGCAGGGTCAAACGGATAGATGAAGCGTTGTGTCTGTTCACGGAAATGTCGGGAAAGAGAATACGCCCTGATATTGTGACGTACACGACTCTTATTAACGGTTTGTGTCAAGTTGGTAGGCTTGAAGAAG from Helianthus annuus cultivar XRQ/B chromosome 7, HanXRQr2.0-SUNRISE, whole genome shotgun sequence includes the following:
- the LOC110868283 gene encoding pentatricopeptide repeat-containing protein At1g63130, mitochondrial isoform X2; the encoded protein is MLMRQAAFVLNRTCKFLPFFLFENHNIIAASLNPQINFPSRNLILNKICQLRDSLIPFSRVFESTYIAPIHQICQIPESKLMFQSDITTLRRLCKSGDTQAAVFMLREMEKNKKCKPGVSHYNVVINRLCKEDRISEAVDMYCEMIVQGVGPDVWTFNCLIRGLCNLGLRKDARQLFDEMLERNVPPNVVTFNVLIHSLCKDGRISEAVDTVGVMRSYRCVPDVVTYNILINGYCRVKRIDEALCLFTEMSGKRIRPDIVTYTTLINGLCQVGRLEEALRRFDEIQDRGLVPDVVAYSTLIDFLFKNGKFDEAVALFRAMEAIRVVPNIDLYNILIDGMCKAGKVEVGEELFRKLPALGLDPGFYTYNILINGYCKSRMIVDALRLLKEMYTKSVNPTIVTYNTLINGLCHVGRLKDALLILDDIQNRDLVPNIVTYSTLVNSLFKSEMFDEALALLRTMEGVGVSSNIVLWNIVIDGVCKAGKIDVGRELFRDLTSKGYDDRRLHARCVYV